Proteins from one Bifidobacterium sp. ESL0732 genomic window:
- a CDS encoding ABC transporter ATP-binding protein, with protein MLRISKYLSKTEIGQMLLSLAFIAGQVFFDLKLPDYMSKVTALVETPGSRMADIWKEGGKMLLVSLGSVICAIAVGYFMARVGASFSQRLRSLEFRKVESFGPAEMNKFSTASLITRSTNDITQIQMFITMGVLLVFRAPIMAVWAIFKIAGKGFEWTVATAAATAIMLVFVIIIMIMVMPKFRSMQRLTDNINAVARENLTGLRVVRAYNAEDYQEAKFAHVNDELTNTQLFTTRAMAAMNPVMSSVMNGLGLAIYWIGAYLIKDAALPADKLTDFSNMVVFSSYAMQVIMAFLLLSMVFVLWPRADVSAQRVLEVLDTEPSVKSGTLTQGKPGETGTVEFRNVGFAYPDTREEMLQNISFTARKGQTVAFIGSTGSGKSTLVNLVPRFYDATEGEVLVDGVNVKDYDIKDLRDKIGYVPQQSVMFKGTVASNVSYGDRPGDAETVEVADTSTAKGRKRELALIVGESERDELTPEQKANVREASEVAQASEFVDRMDGGYEAPIAQSGSNVSGGQKQRLSIARAVYRHPEIMVFDDSFSALDFKTDRAVRDALKKDAADSTKLIVAQRVGTIMDADQIVVLDDGKVVGQGTHKELLKTCEVYKEIAESQLTPDELAA; from the coding sequence ATGCTTCGCATCAGCAAATATCTCTCCAAAACGGAGATCGGGCAGATGCTGCTGAGCCTTGCGTTCATCGCAGGGCAGGTCTTTTTCGACCTGAAGCTGCCGGACTACATGTCCAAGGTAACCGCGCTGGTCGAGACGCCGGGCAGCAGGATGGCGGATATCTGGAAAGAGGGCGGCAAGATGTTGCTCGTCTCTCTGGGCTCGGTCATCTGCGCCATCGCCGTCGGCTACTTCATGGCCCGTGTGGGAGCATCGTTTAGCCAACGTCTGCGCTCGCTCGAGTTCCGCAAGGTCGAATCCTTCGGTCCGGCCGAGATGAACAAGTTCTCCACGGCCTCGCTGATCACCCGTTCCACAAACGACATCACCCAGATCCAGATGTTCATTACCATGGGCGTTTTGCTGGTCTTCCGCGCGCCGATTATGGCTGTCTGGGCTATTTTCAAAATCGCGGGCAAAGGCTTTGAGTGGACGGTGGCCACGGCCGCTGCCACGGCAATCATGCTGGTTTTCGTCATTATCATCATGATTATGGTCATGCCGAAGTTCCGTTCGATGCAGCGTTTGACCGATAATATCAACGCCGTGGCCCGCGAGAACCTGACCGGCCTGCGCGTCGTTCGCGCCTACAACGCCGAGGATTATCAGGAGGCCAAGTTCGCACACGTCAACGACGAACTGACCAATACCCAGCTCTTCACCACCCGCGCGATGGCCGCGATGAATCCCGTGATGTCGAGCGTGATGAACGGCTTGGGCCTTGCGATCTACTGGATCGGTGCCTACCTCATCAAGGACGCGGCGCTGCCAGCCGACAAACTCACTGACTTCTCGAACATGGTCGTCTTCTCCAGCTATGCGATGCAGGTCATTATGGCCTTCCTCCTCTTAAGCATGGTCTTCGTGCTCTGGCCGCGCGCCGACGTCTCCGCACAGCGCGTGCTGGAAGTGCTCGACACCGAACCTAGCGTCAAGTCCGGAACATTGACACAAGGCAAGCCCGGCGAGACCGGAACTGTCGAGTTCCGCAACGTCGGTTTCGCCTATCCCGACACCCGCGAGGAGATGCTTCAGAATATCAGCTTCACCGCGCGTAAAGGCCAGACCGTCGCCTTCATCGGTTCCACCGGTTCCGGCAAATCCACGCTCGTCAACCTCGTGCCGCGTTTCTACGATGCCACCGAAGGCGAGGTTTTGGTCGACGGAGTGAATGTAAAGGATTACGACATCAAGGACCTGCGCGACAAGATCGGTTATGTGCCGCAGCAATCGGTGATGTTCAAGGGCACCGTCGCGTCCAACGTCAGCTACGGCGACCGGCCCGGCGACGCCGAAACCGTCGAGGTGGCCGATACCTCCACCGCCAAGGGCCGCAAGCGTGAGCTGGCGCTGATCGTCGGCGAAAGCGAGCGCGACGAACTGACGCCCGAGCAAAAAGCCAATGTCCGCGAGGCAAGCGAGGTGGCACAGGCCAGCGAGTTCGTCGACCGTATGGACGGTGGCTACGAAGCGCCGATCGCGCAGAGCGGCTCCAACGTCTCCGGTGGCCAGAAGCAGCGTCTTTCCATCGCGCGCGCCGTCTACCGCCACCCCGAAATCATGGTCTTCGACGACTCGTTCAGCGCGCTCGACTTCAAGACCGACCGTGCTGTTCGAGACGCTTTGAAGAAGGATGCCGCCGATTCCACCAAGCTCATCGTCGCCCAGCGCGTCGGCACCATCATGGACGCCGACCAGATCGTCGTGCTCGACGACGGCAAAGTGGTGGGCCAGGGCACGCACAAGGAGCTGCTCAAGACCTGCGAGGTCTACAAGGAGATCGCCGAGTCCCAGCTGACCCCCGACGAGCTCGCCGCGTGA
- a CDS encoding MarR family winged helix-turn-helix transcriptional regulator, producing the protein MGFEQEALQTLRDEVHSNKSAMWHEVEGASKGEPFVLRHLLKHGTQTPSRLADALHASSGRISALLGSMEKKGYVTRKIDDHDRRNILVSLTPKGTEQAERDRDDIDSVVRWIFSQMGERRTREFVDLVKEFITYMSVCEPGAPRPSAEEVSKAFADKHEQNNKRAKDSSAQADG; encoded by the coding sequence ATGGGATTCGAGCAGGAGGCGCTGCAGACGCTGCGTGACGAAGTGCATAGCAACAAGTCTGCTATGTGGCACGAAGTGGAAGGCGCGAGCAAGGGGGAGCCGTTCGTGCTGCGGCACCTGCTCAAGCACGGCACGCAGACCCCTTCGCGCCTTGCCGATGCCTTGCATGCCAGCTCCGGCAGGATTTCGGCGTTGCTCGGGTCGATGGAGAAGAAGGGCTATGTCACGCGGAAAATCGACGATCACGACAGGCGGAATATCCTCGTTTCGTTGACCCCGAAAGGGACCGAACAGGCCGAGCGCGACCGCGATGACATCGATTCGGTCGTGCGCTGGATCTTCTCGCAGATGGGGGAGCGCCGCACCCGAGAGTTCGTGGATCTTGTGAAGGAGTTCATCACCTACATGTCCGTGTGTGAGCCTGGTGCGCCCAGGCCCAGCGCCGAAGAAGTGAGCAAGGCGTTCGCGGACAAGCACGAGCAGAACAATAAGCGGGCCAAAGATTCTTCTGCGCAAGCCGATGGATGA
- a CDS encoding ABC transporter ATP-binding protein — translation MPRMRGPVEKPADFGGVMLKLVRYCRKYLPVIIIALVLGAAGTICQIIGPDQLKNMTNAIAKGLPALVHGKPVMGAVDMGEVTRIAWLLVGLYVGYAVLNYIQHWMMATVTQRIGQSLRRSISDKINKLPLKYFDKTSYGDILSRITNDVDAIGQTLGQSLGMLITSITLFFGSLIMMFYNNVIMTLCAIAVSILGIVVMMLIMHFSQKYFARQQIALGDVNGHVEEMYAGHTVVKAYNGEADSIRRFEKYNNDLYDSAWKSQFLSGLMGPMMNMIGNLSFVAVCIVGGALAIDGKIEFGVIVAFMMYVRLFTQPLSQFAQAFQNLQRCAAASERVFGFLEEPEMSDESKKPALLGRDPKTGKPVRVRGDVEFEHVSFGYEPGKPIIHDFSASVKAGQKVAIVGPTGAGKSTMVNLLMRFYDIDGGKMTIDGIDTSTVPRSNVHEQFSMVLQDTWVFRGTVRENVAYAKKGVTDKQIEDACKAVGLDHYVRSLPQGYDTVLDDNSSLSAGQRQLLTIARAMVQDAPILILDEATSSVDTRTEELIQKAMDALTVGRTSFVIAHRLSTIKDADMILVMNHGDIVERGTHDELLAKGGFYADLYNSQFSTLVA, via the coding sequence ATGCCAAGAATGAGGGGACCGGTCGAGAAGCCGGCCGATTTCGGCGGAGTGATGCTCAAACTGGTGCGTTACTGCCGCAAATACCTGCCCGTCATCATCATCGCGCTCGTGCTGGGCGCGGCCGGCACCATCTGCCAGATCATCGGGCCGGACCAACTGAAGAACATGACCAACGCCATCGCCAAAGGCCTGCCCGCCCTGGTGCACGGCAAGCCTGTGATGGGCGCGGTCGACATGGGCGAGGTGACGCGCATCGCATGGCTGCTCGTCGGCCTGTACGTCGGCTACGCGGTGCTGAACTATATCCAGCACTGGATGATGGCCACCGTCACCCAGCGCATCGGCCAAAGCCTACGCCGTTCGATTTCCGACAAGATCAACAAGCTGCCACTCAAGTATTTCGACAAGACCAGCTATGGAGACATACTCTCTCGTATTACAAACGACGTCGACGCCATCGGCCAGACGCTGGGACAGTCGCTGGGCATGCTCATTACCTCGATCACGCTGTTCTTCGGCTCGCTGATCATGATGTTCTACAACAACGTCATCATGACGCTGTGCGCCATTGCGGTCTCGATTCTGGGCATCGTGGTGATGATGCTCATCATGCACTTCTCGCAGAAGTACTTCGCACGCCAGCAGATCGCGCTTGGCGACGTCAACGGCCACGTCGAGGAGATGTACGCCGGCCACACCGTCGTCAAGGCCTACAACGGCGAGGCCGACTCCATCCGCCGCTTCGAGAAGTACAACAACGACCTCTACGATTCGGCGTGGAAGAGCCAGTTCCTCTCCGGGCTGATGGGCCCGATGATGAACATGATCGGCAACCTGAGCTTCGTGGCCGTCTGCATCGTGGGCGGGGCGCTCGCCATCGACGGCAAGATCGAGTTCGGCGTCATCGTGGCGTTCATGATGTACGTGCGCCTCTTCACCCAGCCGCTCTCGCAGTTCGCGCAGGCCTTCCAGAACCTGCAGCGTTGCGCCGCTGCTTCCGAGCGTGTCTTCGGCTTCCTCGAGGAGCCTGAGATGAGTGATGAGAGCAAGAAGCCCGCGCTGCTCGGCCGCGACCCGAAGACTGGCAAGCCCGTCCGTGTGCGCGGCGACGTTGAGTTCGAGCACGTCAGCTTCGGTTACGAGCCCGGCAAGCCGATCATCCACGACTTCTCCGCGAGCGTCAAAGCTGGTCAGAAGGTCGCCATCGTCGGCCCGACCGGTGCCGGCAAGTCCACCATGGTCAACTTGCTGATGCGCTTCTACGACATCGACGGCGGCAAGATGACCATCGATGGTATCGACACCTCCACCGTCCCGCGCTCCAACGTGCACGAGCAGTTCTCGATGGTGCTGCAGGACACGTGGGTCTTCCGTGGCACGGTACGCGAAAACGTCGCCTACGCCAAGAAGGGCGTTACCGATAAGCAGATCGAGGACGCGTGCAAGGCCGTTGGGCTCGACCATTACGTGCGCTCGCTGCCACAGGGATACGACACCGTGCTCGACGACAATTCCTCGCTTTCGGCCGGGCAGCGGCAGCTGCTGACGATCGCCCGCGCGATGGTGCAGGACGCGCCGATCCTGATCTTGGACGAGGCCACTTCATCGGTCGACACCCGCACCGAGGAGCTGATCCAGAAGGCGATGGATGCGCTGACCGTGGGCCGCACGAGCTTCGTGATTGCGCATCGCCTCTCGACGATCAAGGACGCGGACATGATCCTGGTGATGAACCACGGCGACATCGTCGAGCGCGGCACCCACGACGAGCTGCTGGCCAAGGGTGGCTTCTATGCCGACCTCTACAACAGCCAGTTCTCGACTTTGGTTGCGTGA